A portion of the Polaribacter cellanae genome contains these proteins:
- a CDS encoding patatin-like phospholipase family protein: MLKFFTFLITLLLSFSTLLAQEKKPKVALVLSGGGAKGVAHIPLLQKLDSLGIVPDLIVGNSMGSIVGGLYAMGYSGNEIADLAKNIEWNNLIGGSLSLDNVSNEEKSEFNQYLISAAIVKGKVKINPFILSDQNLRNFLTSITFPVYHISNFDELPIPFRAIATDIVDGKEVVLSSGSLALAMRSSMSIPGVFSAVPYKNTLLIDGGILNNFPVDVAKRMGADFIIGSDVGNGMLPKERLDNLQSLLFQSGMIASNIKNPANRALCDILLSHRSNITYGTADFGQTLNIYEQGKIALTAKLSQLIKISKQLKKFKQRTISVPIAKDSISLDTIVYNGIYKDHLNLIKARTNLTKGKKYSKTDIAKGINTAMGTALFQQIKYRLFDKDNKTTLYLNGLENANHQIKGAIHYNNELGAGLILNYTGRNLIGKSSRSLITIDLAKNPKIRLQHQNIIGKNKNWWTRTELYANNYRQGLYTAGFKTEDYKYRFQQVKSQLNRNLSSLKSYIGLGIEYENTTLRPQVPIEVSSVKENSISRYRYQNYLATLRFNFNTINKQYFATKGSFVAINYKRSLDNILNVDIFSFDNQEYIKLKGSLANYHKLSFLTSNRFSFSPKSTLIAGVTGGFIFEDIVKEDKLSFTDYNVGPSYFLGGNASIARGGSFIVPGLKDGEALASQFLKVDISFQYAFQKKLFITPHLDLVLFGNNTFSNYLKNFTNITSNWNDIEQQTGLIFSTGLTASYNSVLGPIIIDASFVNDINQMRFFVGLGYSFVAF, encoded by the coding sequence ATGCTTAAATTTTTTACATTCTTAATTACGCTTCTACTCTCCTTCTCTACTTTGCTGGCACAAGAAAAGAAACCCAAAGTAGCATTGGTTTTAAGTGGTGGTGGTGCAAAAGGTGTTGCACACATTCCTTTATTGCAAAAATTAGATTCTCTTGGTATTGTACCAGATTTAATTGTAGGCAATAGTATGGGAAGTATTGTGGGTGGCTTGTACGCTATGGGATATTCTGGTAATGAAATTGCAGATTTGGCTAAAAACATAGAATGGAACAATCTTATTGGTGGTAGTCTCTCTTTAGATAATGTAAGTAACGAAGAAAAGAGTGAGTTTAATCAATATTTAATAAGTGCAGCAATTGTTAAGGGAAAAGTTAAAATAAATCCGTTTATCTTAAGCGACCAAAATCTAAGAAACTTTTTAACTTCTATTACTTTTCCTGTTTATCATATTTCTAATTTTGATGAGCTTCCTATTCCTTTTCGTGCAATTGCAACAGATATTGTGGATGGAAAAGAGGTGGTTTTAAGTAGTGGTTCTTTGGCTTTAGCAATGCGTTCTAGCATGTCTATTCCTGGCGTTTTTTCTGCTGTTCCTTATAAAAACACCTTGTTAATTGATGGTGGAATTCTTAATAATTTTCCAGTAGATGTTGCTAAAAGAATGGGAGCAGATTTTATTATTGGAAGCGATGTTGGTAATGGAATGTTACCTAAAGAACGTTTAGATAATTTGCAATCTTTATTGTTTCAATCGGGTATGATTGCCAGTAATATTAAAAACCCTGCAAATAGAGCATTGTGTGATATTTTGTTGAGTCATAGATCTAATATTACTTATGGAACAGCCGATTTTGGACAGACTTTAAACATTTATGAGCAGGGAAAAATCGCTTTAACAGCAAAACTTTCTCAACTGATTAAAATTTCTAAACAACTTAAAAAGTTTAAACAAAGAACAATAAGTGTACCCATCGCAAAAGACTCTATTTCTTTAGATACTATTGTGTACAATGGTATTTATAAAGACCATTTAAACTTAATTAAAGCGCGTACAAACCTTACAAAAGGTAAGAAATATTCGAAAACAGACATCGCCAAGGGTATTAATACTGCCATGGGTACTGCTTTGTTTCAGCAAATAAAATATAGGCTTTTTGATAAAGATAATAAAACAACTCTTTATTTGAATGGATTAGAAAATGCAAATCATCAAATTAAAGGTGCTATACATTATAATAATGAATTGGGTGCAGGACTAATTTTAAATTATACAGGACGAAATTTAATAGGTAAATCTTCGAGATCTTTAATTACCATAGATTTAGCGAAGAATCCGAAAATTAGATTGCAACATCAAAATATAATAGGAAAGAATAAGAATTGGTGGACGCGAACTGAATTGTATGCGAATAATTATAGACAAGGTTTGTACACAGCTGGTTTTAAAACCGAAGATTATAAATATCGATTCCAGCAAGTAAAAAGCCAATTGAACCGAAACTTGAGTTCTTTAAAAAGTTATATAGGTTTAGGTATTGAATACGAAAACACAACTTTAAGGCCTCAAGTGCCTATTGAGGTATCTTCTGTTAAAGAAAATAGTATTAGTAGGTATCGTTATCAAAATTATTTGGCAACTTTAAGGTTTAATTTTAATACCATAAATAAACAATATTTTGCAACCAAAGGTTCTTTTGTTGCCATAAATTATAAACGATCTTTAGATAATATTTTAAATGTTGATATTTTTTCGTTTGATAACCAAGAATATATTAAACTAAAAGGATCTCTTGCTAATTATCATAAATTATCTTTTTTAACATCTAACAGGTTTTCGTTTTCACCAAAATCTACACTTATTGCAGGTGTTACTGGCGGTTTTATTTTTGAAGATATTGTAAAAGAAGATAAACTTTCTTTTACAGATTATAATGTTGGTCCCTCTTATTTTTTGGGAGGAAATGCCTCGATAGCAAGAGGTGGTAGTTTTATTGTTCCTGGACTAAAAGATGGCGAAGCTTTAGCGAGCCAGTTTTTAAAAGTAGATATTTCTTTTCAATATGCGTTTCAAAAGAAATTATTTATAACTCCACATTTAGATTTGGTTCTTTTTGGAAATAATACTTTTTCTAATTATTTAAAGAACTTTACAAACATAACATCTAACTGGAATGATATAGAGCAACAAACTGGTCTTATTTTTTCAACAGGACTTACGGCTTCTTACAATTCGGTTTTAGGTCCTATAATTATAGATGCTTCTTTTGTAAACGACATTAACCAAATGCGATTTTTTGTTGGTTTGGGCTATAGTTTTGTTGCTTTTTAA
- a CDS encoding C10 family peptidase has translation MNTNFVSQSISKAKGFSKKESLDKYSNKKIEIIHELNDEDGNPFLKLICFKPSGYALISNLKNVPNPPVLFYSQEKFDKGSVSPALVSYVQEFILTHSKDSRAPDDNEDGNGDGSWDDGRDTGGSGDPRDSPYYNKETVLNTWAETIEKGPLLSTYWHQSLPYSKTIEKFEGKDTKVGCVAIAVGQIMNYNRKNNLKNYNWDKINVNAEDGKLKTDDLPNFLRDVAEGVRMTYGTTESSSDFGKALSYFGKAGYSQRWYNYDYNIFKKFIDNNKPIYISASNKRKGVYFIIRWGWSYTGHAWVGDGYKIIKQMEKVKVDRGNKGGISYVNRVFSTSQYIHMNWGWGKYYQSSSKGGGWCTYNYLKSPTNSPEYKWNKKMITY, from the coding sequence TTGAATACTAATTTTGTTTCTCAATCTATTTCAAAAGCAAAAGGCTTCAGTAAAAAAGAGAGTTTAGATAAATATTCTAACAAGAAAATAGAGATTATTCATGAATTAAATGATGAAGACGGAAATCCTTTTCTAAAATTAATTTGTTTTAAACCAAGTGGATATGCTTTAATAAGTAATTTAAAAAACGTGCCAAACCCACCTGTTTTATTTTATTCCCAAGAAAAATTTGATAAGGGGTCTGTTAGCCCTGCCTTGGTATCGTATGTGCAAGAATTTATATTAACTCATTCCAAAGATTCTCGTGCTCCTGATGATAATGAAGATGGAAATGGAGATGGATCATGGGATGATGGAAGAGATACAGGAGGTTCAGGTGATCCGAGAGACAGCCCTTATTATAACAAGGAAACCGTACTAAACACATGGGCAGAAACTATAGAAAAAGGACCTTTATTATCTACCTATTGGCATCAAAGTCTTCCATATAGTAAAACTATTGAAAAATTTGAAGGAAAAGATACTAAAGTAGGTTGTGTTGCTATTGCTGTAGGGCAAATTATGAATTATAATAGAAAAAACAATCTAAAAAATTATAATTGGGATAAAATAAATGTAAATGCTGAAGATGGAAAACTTAAAACAGATGATTTACCTAATTTTTTGCGTGATGTGGCAGAAGGGGTTCGTATGACATATGGAACAACAGAATCATCTTCAGATTTTGGGAAAGCTTTATCTTATTTTGGAAAAGCAGGTTATTCTCAAAGATGGTATAATTATGATTATAATATTTTCAAAAAATTTATTGATAATAATAAGCCCATATATATTAGTGCTTCTAATAAAAGAAAAGGTGTTTATTTTATAATTAGATGGGGGTGGAGTTATACTGGTCATGCTTGGGTAGGAGATGGTTATAAAATAATTAAACAAATGGAAAAAGTAAAAGTTGATAGAGGAAATAAAGGTGGTATTAGTTATGTGAATCGTGTTTTTTCAACCTCGCAATATATACATATGAACTGGGGATGGGGTAAATATTATCAAAGTTCCAGTAAAGGAGGTGGTTGGTGTACGTATAATTATTTAAAAAGCCCCACCAATTCTCCTGAATATAAATGGAATAAAAAAATGATTACTTATTAA
- a CDS encoding VOC family protein: protein MAKQIFINLAVKDVNKSMAFYTALGFTNNPQFSDDTTKCMVWSDTIYVMLMAHEKFSTFATKPIADTKANIAGLYSLSADSIDEMNEILENGLKAGGIEPNELRDYGFMQQRTIEDLDGHTWEMFYMDMSKMPTE from the coding sequence ATGGCAAAACAAATTTTTATCAATTTAGCGGTAAAAGACGTGAACAAATCAATGGCGTTTTATACTGCATTGGGATTTACGAACAATCCTCAATTTTCAGACGATACCACAAAATGTATGGTATGGAGCGATACTATTTACGTAATGCTAATGGCACACGAAAAGTTTTCAACTTTTGCAACCAAACCTATTGCAGACACAAAAGCGAATATTGCCGGACTTTATTCTTTATCTGCTGATAGTATAGATGAAATGAATGAAATCTTGGAAAACGGATTAAAAGCAGGTGGCATAGAACCCAACGAATTAAGGGATTATGGGTTTATGCAACAACGAACAATCGAAGATTTAGATGGACACACTTGGGAAATGTTCTATATGGATATGTCAAAAATGCCAACGGAATAA
- a CDS encoding DoxX family protein — translation MKKAKIIFWTATIIIALWEAVMPMSTWVFAPEYMTIGTKALGYPDYFAYALAIAKVLGVIAIVYPKTPEKLKEWAYSGLSFTLIFAFISHACVDKNIGYMMMPLAFLGILALSYYYKNKIQTIN, via the coding sequence ATGAAAAAAGCTAAAATCATTTTTTGGACGGCTACCATTATTATAGCACTTTGGGAAGCCGTTATGCCTATGAGTACTTGGGTTTTTGCACCAGAGTATATGACAATCGGAACAAAAGCTTTGGGCTATCCCGATTATTTCGCATACGCTTTAGCGATAGCAAAAGTCCTTGGAGTTATTGCGATTGTTTACCCAAAAACACCTGAAAAGCTTAAAGAATGGGCATATTCAGGACTTTCATTTACACTTATTTTTGCGTTCATCAGCCACGCTTGTGTAGATAAAAACATCGGTTATATGATGATGCCTTTGGCCTTCTTGGGCATACTTGCACTATCTTACTATTATAAAAACAAAATTCAAACAATAAACTAA
- a CDS encoding SRPBCC family protein has product MKNNLLFDFTVDKKTSTVFVNREFDADQPMVWDAFTKQEILDQWWAPHPWKSRTKYMNFEEGGRRFYAMVGPEGEEHWSIQDFTSISPKDNFQFKDAFADKDENINEQMPSANWNLDFSEADGITMVKISIKHAKLADLEMHIQMGFKEGFTATLNHLAKLLKS; this is encoded by the coding sequence ATGAAAAATAATCTGTTATTCGACTTTACTGTCGACAAAAAAACGAGTACCGTTTTTGTAAACCGAGAATTTGATGCAGACCAACCCATGGTTTGGGATGCTTTTACAAAACAGGAAATCCTTGACCAATGGTGGGCACCGCATCCTTGGAAATCAAGAACAAAGTATATGAACTTTGAAGAAGGCGGACGAAGATTTTACGCAATGGTCGGCCCAGAAGGCGAGGAACATTGGTCCATTCAAGACTTTACGTCAATTTCACCCAAGGACAATTTCCAATTCAAGGACGCTTTTGCGGATAAGGACGAAAACATTAATGAGCAAATGCCTTCTGCCAATTGGAACTTGGACTTTAGCGAAGCTGATGGTATTACAATGGTAAAGATTTCTATCAAACACGCAAAACTTGCTGACCTTGAGATGCACATACAAATGGGCTTCAAAGAAGGGTTTACAGCCACATTAAACCATTTAGCAAAACTTTTAAAATCATAA
- the arr gene encoding NAD(+)--rifampin ADP-ribosyltransferase: MNNKDNSGRLNKTGTLKSKVQSFTVHRPFQQTYFHGTKADLKLGDLIKVGYNSNYGQQKEAKYIFLSATVDAAIWAAELALGNGYERIYLVEPTGMIENDPDLTDKKFEGNPTMSYRSEEPFLVVGEITKWQGHPKEQIQAMKEHLISLKEKGINSLNDE, from the coding sequence ATGAATAATAAAGATAATTCAGGTCGACTTAATAAAACTGGAACATTAAAAAGTAAGGTGCAATCCTTTACAGTACATCGTCCATTCCAACAAACTTACTTTCATGGCACAAAAGCCGATTTAAAGTTGGGGGATTTAATTAAAGTTGGATACAATTCTAATTATGGGCAACAAAAGGAAGCAAAGTACATTTTTTTGTCTGCAACTGTAGATGCTGCTATTTGGGCAGCTGAATTAGCATTAGGTAATGGTTATGAGAGAATATATTTAGTTGAACCGACGGGTATGATTGAAAATGACCCAGATTTAACTGATAAAAAATTTGAAGGAAATCCTACAATGTCTTATCGTTCTGAAGAACCATTTTTAGTAGTAGGTGAAATTACTAAATGGCAAGGGCATCCAAAAGAACAAATACAGGCAATGAAGGAGCATTTGATTTCCTTAAAAGAAAAGGGAATAAACTCTCTTAACGATGAATAA
- a CDS encoding DUF1697 domain-containing protein codes for MERKTYCAFLRGVNVKGTNMKMAEACAVFEKAGMENVLSVLASGNILFTSAKGKNELKALLENAMSAYFSYEAFLFLKNKMEIETIFHKNPFEKHPDFHIYSFVGVKEIENTLMETYENVEKIDGENALIIASNFYWKVPKGNTLGSEFGKILGRKNLKDKFTSRNLNTFEKILKKI; via the coding sequence ATGGAACGTAAAACGTATTGTGCTTTTCTGCGGGGGGTAAATGTCAAGGGAACTAATATGAAAATGGCAGAAGCTTGCGCTGTATTTGAGAAGGCAGGAATGGAAAATGTATTATCGGTATTGGCTTCGGGCAATATCTTGTTCACTTCCGCCAAAGGTAAAAATGAGTTAAAAGCTTTATTGGAAAATGCAATGTCCGCTTACTTTAGTTATGAAGCCTTTTTGTTCTTAAAAAACAAAATGGAGATTGAGACAATTTTTCACAAAAACCCTTTTGAAAAGCATCCCGATTTTCACATTTACAGCTTTGTAGGCGTAAAAGAAATTGAAAATACTTTAATGGAAACATATGAAAATGTCGAAAAAATTGATGGAGAAAATGCTCTTATTATAGCAAGCAATTTTTATTGGAAAGTCCCAAAAGGAAATACATTGGGTTCTGAATTTGGAAAAATTTTGGGTCGTAAAAATTTAAAGGACAAATTCACTTCCCGCAACTTGAACACTTTTGAAAAAATTCTGAAAAAGATATAA
- a CDS encoding SRPBCC domain-containing protein gives MKNEIKVSATIEADVKKVWDYYTNPKHIVNWNFADPSWHCPNATNDLKVGGEYKARMEAIDGSFGFDFEAIYTKVTEGKEFTYEFGGRTANVKFNKLNNQTEIIVVFEPESENPVEMQKEGWQAILDNFKTYTEKT, from the coding sequence ATGAAAAATGAGATTAAGGTGTCTGCAACCATAGAGGCAGACGTGAAAAAAGTTTGGGATTACTACACTAACCCAAAACACATTGTCAATTGGAATTTTGCAGACCCATCTTGGCATTGCCCAAATGCTACTAATGATTTAAAGGTTGGAGGTGAATATAAAGCAAGAATGGAAGCAATAGATGGTAGTTTTGGGTTTGACTTTGAAGCTATATATACCAAAGTTACTGAGGGTAAAGAATTTACTTATGAATTTGGTGGTAGAACTGCTAATGTAAAATTTAATAAACTGAATAACCAAACTGAAATAATAGTAGTCTTTGAGCCTGAAAGCGAAAACCCAGTTGAAATGCAAAAAGAGGGATGGCAAGCTATTCTTGATAATTTTAAGACATATACCGAAAAGACTTAA
- a CDS encoding metalloregulator ArsR/SmtB family transcription factor, translating to MKLRRDIFQAISDPTRRAILVLLTSQTMTAGAIAENFDAARPTISKHIQILNECELVEANQQGREIYYELKIDKMKEIDKWLEQFRKIWENRFGQLDNLLSTLKNKKDEK from the coding sequence ATGAAATTAAGAAGAGACATTTTTCAAGCAATTTCCGACCCAACAAGACGAGCGATTTTGGTATTGCTAACATCACAAACAATGACAGCAGGAGCAATCGCCGAAAATTTTGATGCAGCACGACCTACCATTTCCAAACACATTCAGATTTTGAACGAATGTGAACTCGTAGAAGCAAACCAACAAGGTCGAGAAATCTACTACGAGTTGAAAATCGATAAGATGAAAGAAATCGATAAATGGTTGGAACAGTTTAGAAAAATTTGGGAAAACCGTTTTGGACAATTAGACAATTTATTATCAACACTTAAAAACAAAAAAGATGAAAAATGA
- a CDS encoding RDD family protein — protein sequence MKTLQIKTAQNVNIKFTLANVGLRLLAFAVDNVLKFVYLYIVYKIFDFTAIEKMFNGDNWTVQAISVLVLAPITFYSLYTEILLDGQTIGKKLLKIKVINEDGFKPSISDYIMRWFLRIVDFNLFVLIAIYIFSVGMPNEDLIVGLLFVFGKLVGLLLIIFTNKNQRFGDIIANTVVIYLKDEAKFSDTILVNLENEYKPTYPNVIQLSDNDVRIIKDTFKSAKKLNDFKIQTKLRSKIQEVTGIVSKHKNDTEFIETVLKDYNYYTQRM from the coding sequence ATGAAAACACTCCAAATAAAAACTGCACAAAATGTAAACATTAAATTTACGCTTGCCAATGTTGGTTTACGCTTGTTGGCATTTGCAGTAGATAATGTATTAAAGTTTGTGTATTTGTATATTGTGTACAAAATTTTTGACTTTACAGCCATTGAAAAAATGTTTAATGGTGATAATTGGACAGTGCAAGCGATTAGTGTGTTGGTTTTAGCTCCAATTACATTTTATTCTTTGTATACCGAAATTTTGTTGGACGGACAAACCATTGGAAAAAAGTTGCTAAAAATAAAAGTAATTAACGAAGATGGATTTAAACCCAGTATTTCCGATTACATAATGCGTTGGTTTCTTAGAATTGTAGATTTTAACTTGTTTGTTTTAATTGCGATTTATATTTTTTCTGTTGGAATGCCTAACGAAGATCTTATTGTTGGTTTGCTGTTTGTATTCGGAAAATTGGTGGGCTTATTGCTAATTATCTTTACCAATAAGAATCAGCGATTTGGAGATATTATTGCAAATACAGTAGTTATTTATTTAAAAGATGAAGCGAAATTTTCTGATACCATTTTGGTTAATCTAGAAAATGAATATAAACCAACATACCCAAATGTTATTCAATTGTCTGACAATGATGTTCGTATTATAAAAGACACGTTTAAAAGCGCGAAGAAATTAAACGATTTTAAAATACAAACAAAACTTCGTTCTAAAATACAAGAAGTTACAGGAATTGTTTCTAAACATAAAAATGACACCGAGTTTATAGAAACTGTATTAAAAGATTATAATTATTATACCCAAAGAATGTAG
- a CDS encoding stage II sporulation protein M has product MREVAFIKQNKEKWLEFEQVISNKKKKGPDDIANLHIKIMNDLVYAQTYYPKSKVTSYLNKLAKSSFDKVYYSKRRDQNVFLYFFFDKVPLLAYQYRKYIYLSFAFFFICFFIGLLSTFNDESFARQILGNEYVDQTIENIESGDAMAVYKGGSNWGTFIGIYNHNQRIGLNMFLSGLFLGLGTGYYIVVNAIMVAVFQAFFYQYNSLFDSLKGIWIHGTYEIFGIIIEAATGYIIGASILFPGTLKRFESFKKGVRNAFYIFISTIPFTLAAAFLEGYVTRYSNTMPTIFCFAIIFFSLGTIGYYYLILPFKVARKHQLR; this is encoded by the coding sequence ATGAGAGAGGTCGCTTTTATAAAGCAAAATAAAGAAAAATGGCTTGAATTTGAACAAGTAATTTCAAATAAAAAGAAAAAAGGTCCAGACGATATAGCCAACCTGCATATAAAAATTATGAACGATTTGGTATATGCACAAACCTATTATCCAAAAAGCAAGGTTACCTCTTACCTTAACAAACTAGCTAAGAGTAGTTTCGATAAAGTTTATTATTCTAAAAGAAGAGACCAAAACGTGTTTTTATACTTCTTTTTTGACAAAGTACCACTACTCGCCTATCAATACAGAAAGTACATTTATTTGTCTTTTGCCTTCTTTTTTATCTGTTTTTTTATTGGATTGCTTTCCACTTTTAATGATGAAAGTTTTGCAAGACAAATTTTAGGAAACGAATATGTAGACCAAACTATCGAAAATATAGAAAGTGGCGATGCCATGGCTGTTTATAAAGGTGGTAGCAATTGGGGTACATTTATAGGAATTTACAACCATAATCAACGAATTGGCTTAAATATGTTTTTATCTGGCTTATTTTTAGGGTTGGGAACAGGCTATTATATTGTGGTAAACGCAATTATGGTGGCTGTTTTTCAAGCTTTTTTCTATCAATATAACAGTTTATTCGATAGTTTAAAAGGAATTTGGATTCATGGAACCTACGAAATATTCGGAATTATTATAGAAGCAGCAACAGGTTATATTATTGGGGCAAGTATTTTATTTCCAGGAACTTTAAAACGTTTTGAGTCCTTTAAAAAAGGCGTTCGAAATGCCTTTTACATTTTTATAAGTACCATTCCATTTACGTTAGCAGCCGCATTTTTAGAAGGCTATGTAACAAGATATTCCAATACAATGCCTACGATTTTTTGTTTTGCAATTATCTTTTTTAGCTTAGGAACCATTGGTTATTATTATTTAATACTGCCTTTTAAAGTGGCAAGAAAACACCAATTGCGTTAA
- a CDS encoding AAA family ATPase, producing the protein MEAQNNEQTPDKIEFENRIDLKELQENVFLIKQQLKKVIVGQKDMLDLLLVALLSDGHILIEGVPGVAKTITAKLLSKTIAVDFSRIQFTPDLMPSDILGTSVYNLQTTEFEFKKGPIFSNMILIDEINRAPAKTQAALFEVMEEKQVTIDGTTYTMEEPFVVLATQNPIEQEGTYRLPEAQLDRFLFKINVGYPNAAEEFEIILKEQALLNTTKISKIETVISASKIIEFRGLINQITIEENLLKYIANIVVNTRSNSFLYLGASPRASIAILGASKAFAAIEGRDFVTPEDIKRATIPVLQHRVIVTPEREMEGLTSKQIIEQIIETVEIPR; encoded by the coding sequence ATGGAAGCACAAAACAACGAACAAACTCCCGATAAAATTGAGTTTGAAAACAGAATCGATTTAAAGGAATTACAAGAAAATGTTTTTCTAATAAAACAACAGTTAAAAAAAGTAATTGTGGGGCAAAAAGACATGTTAGACTTGCTTTTGGTGGCGTTACTTTCAGACGGCCATATTTTAATTGAAGGAGTTCCAGGAGTTGCTAAAACCATTACTGCAAAACTACTTTCTAAGACCATTGCTGTAGATTTTAGTCGAATTCAGTTTACGCCAGATTTAATGCCATCAGATATTTTAGGAACTTCTGTTTACAATCTACAAACCACAGAGTTTGAGTTTAAAAAAGGGCCTATTTTCTCGAACATGATTTTAATTGATGAAATTAATCGTGCTCCAGCCAAGACACAAGCAGCTTTGTTTGAAGTAATGGAAGAAAAACAAGTAACAATCGATGGTACAACCTATACAATGGAAGAACCTTTTGTAGTTTTGGCGACACAAAACCCAATAGAACAAGAAGGAACCTATCGTTTGCCAGAAGCGCAATTAGATCGTTTTTTGTTTAAAATTAATGTAGGTTATCCGAATGCAGCAGAAGAATTTGAGATTATATTAAAAGAGCAAGCTTTATTAAACACCACTAAAATTAGTAAAATAGAAACAGTTATTTCTGCTTCGAAAATTATCGAGTTTAGAGGTTTGATCAATCAAATTACCATTGAAGAAAATCTATTAAAATACATTGCAAATATTGTGGTGAACACACGTTCTAATTCCTTTTTATATTTAGGAGCTTCACCAAGAGCAAGTATTGCTATATTAGGCGCATCAAAAGCTTTTGCAGCAATTGAAGGAAGAGATTTTGTAACACCAGAAGATATTAAAAGAGCCACAATTCCGGTTTTACAACACAGGGTAATTGTAACACCAGAAAGAGAAATGGAAGGTTTAACCAGTAAACAAATTATAGAACAAATTATTGAAACTGTGGAGATTCCACGTTAG
- a CDS encoding DUF58 domain-containing protein has product MLSFLVFVDLFLLYKIKKGVTITRFLPERLSNGDENKITLKTNNYYSFKTHISIIEELPFQFQKRDFIFRLTLTPKEEKKLHYNLKPTERGVYNFGHINAYVNSPLQLVTKKYILGEEKVLKCYPSFLKLRDFDITSFTNQSISYGTKKIRRIGNSLEFEQIKEYVSGDDIRTLNWKATAKSNQLMVNQYVEEKSQPVYSIIDKGRAMQMHFNELSLLDYAINATLAISNVILKKQDKAGMLTFSKKLEDWVVAEKRSSQMSLISERLHNIKTDFSESDFSTLYSVIKRKITHRSLLIIYTNFETMDGLNRQLTYLRALAKNHLVLVVFFKNTDLQTLINTKANNIQDVYDSIIAEKFMYEKVRIVNELKKYGIQSVLTSPKNLTGDTINKYLELKARRLF; this is encoded by the coding sequence GTGCTTAGTTTTTTAGTTTTTGTGGATTTATTTCTACTTTACAAAATCAAAAAAGGAGTTACAATCACACGTTTTTTACCTGAAAGATTGTCTAATGGCGATGAAAATAAAATAACACTAAAAACTAATAATTATTATTCTTTTAAAACTCACATTTCTATTATTGAAGAGTTGCCTTTTCAGTTTCAAAAAAGAGATTTTATTTTTCGATTGACCTTAACTCCAAAAGAAGAAAAAAAACTTCATTATAATTTAAAACCAACAGAAAGAGGAGTTTACAATTTCGGTCATATCAATGCGTATGTGAATTCACCTTTACAATTAGTAACTAAAAAATACATTCTTGGAGAAGAAAAAGTATTAAAATGCTACCCTTCTTTCTTAAAACTAAGAGATTTCGATATTACTTCTTTTACGAATCAATCTATTTCTTACGGAACAAAAAAAATAAGAAGAATTGGGAATTCTTTAGAATTCGAGCAAATTAAAGAATATGTTTCTGGAGACGATATTAGAACCCTAAATTGGAAAGCAACTGCGAAAAGTAACCAATTAATGGTCAACCAATATGTAGAAGAAAAATCGCAACCTGTATATTCGATTATCGATAAAGGACGTGCAATGCAAATGCACTTTAACGAATTAAGTTTGTTAGATTATGCCATTAATGCAACCTTGGCAATTAGTAATGTAATCTTAAAAAAGCAAGACAAAGCTGGTATGCTTACGTTTTCTAAAAAATTAGAAGATTGGGTTGTCGCAGAAAAACGAAGCTCACAAATGTCTTTGATTTCAGAAAGGCTGCACAATATTAAAACAGACTTTTCGGAATCCGATTTTAGCACATTATATTCCGTAATAAAAAGAAAAATAACGCATAGAAGTTTACTAATTATTTATACAAACTTCGAAACGATGGATGGTTTAAATCGACAGCTTACCTATTTACGTGCTTTGGCAAAAAATCATTTAGTTTTGGTAGTTTTCTTTAAAAACACTGATTTACAGACTTTAATAAATACAAAGGCAAACAATATACAAGATGTGTATGACAGTATTATTGCAGAAAAGTTTATGTACGAAAAAGTAAGAATTGTAAACGAACTAAAAAAATACGGGATTCAATCTGTATTAACATCTCCAAAAAACTTAACAGGAGATACTATTAACAAGTATTTAGAATTGAAGGCTAGAAGGCTTTTCTAA